The genomic region ATTTGGAAGACGTTATGGAGGAGCTAGAGTTTGGACCGAACGGTGGCTTGATATATTGTTTCGAGTGAGTGCTATCTGGATTAGACAAAGGGAACAGACTGATAAGGGTACTTTAAGATATCTTCTCAATAACCTTGACTGGTTAGAAGATGAATTAGGCGCATATGAGGATGACTACCTTATAATAGATTGCCCTGGTCAAATTGAATTATACACCCAtgtccctcttcttccccgCCTCGTCACATTCCTCTCTACTTCTCTCAACTTCAGAACATCAGCAGTCTACTTGATAGACTCGCAGTTCATGCAGGACAAGAGCAAATTTTTTGCAGGTGTAATGAGTGCCATGAGCTGTATGCTTTCTTTGGGAATTAGCATGTTGTGTCTGATGAGCAAGATGGACTTGGTAAAAGATAAGGGCCGAACGAAGAGAGAAGTCGGAAGGTAGGCAAGCATCTGCGAATTTATAGCGTGGCCTTGGTAGCTCACCAGCTTTGCTTAGATATCTTGATCCGGACCCCAATTTGCTACTTGAGGATATTAATCAGAGCACCAACCCCAAATTCAACCAACTTAACCGAGCCGTAGTCTCACTGATAGAGGATCAAAACATCGTCTCATTCTTACCACTGGACGTCACATCCGAGGACTCTGTCAACACTGTTCTCAGCCATATCGATAATATGATGCAATATGGCGAGGACGAGGCGCCCAAGGTCCCTAAGGACATGGATGATGGTGAGTTTGTTCTATCCCTTGGTAGCTACAAAACTGAATTAATTGTTCTTGCAGGTGATTTCGACTAAGTCATATAAATCCATATGTACTCTTACTGCTACACATGTAAGGAACAGTACAGAAGTTACAAGCATGTGATGGAGGTGTCGGCCGATCAGACAAGTTCAGCAATAATTTAAATATTTTTCAAATGGCCTTCAATAAGGGTCCTCTTAGGGGTAGAACATCAGCTCTAATCTTTGAAAAAATTCCAATGCTCTCACAACGTTTCACTTTTACCCAAGATTTTTTCAAACTCTTCTGCAACTTTGTCCCAATCACACTGATCAAGCTCCACCAAGGGGCCCACGATATTTCTTGTGGCTCTCAAGAATGCAAACTTGTGCGTATCAGGAAAACACCTAAAGAACGCATAAGGCACGGCGGAGATATCCAGTGCAGGAGCGCCAAGAACTCCATCCTCGTGTAAGTCAAACTCGAAGCTTGAAAAGTTGAAATTTTGCCTTTTATTGCCTGGAGGATATGGCTTCGGACGAGCACATGATCAGTGGCACTAGCAAAGCGCACATAGGCCTGGGCTTACGGAAGAACCTCTCCGACTATCTCCAACCCATGTCCATTCATTGCCTGCTTGTACCGCGAATTTGCACAGTGCCTCGTCACCCATCATACATCCTGCTTTGAAGATCCTACTTGCAGAGATACAGCCCTCTTCTAACCACCCTCTCATCATTTGACTCAATTTCTCTAGTAAGGCTCGATCGCATTGAAATTTCTTGAGGAACAAGATGAGTGTTTCGTAGTGGATGAATGACTGGACCGTTGGTGTCGGTAACAATGAATTGTTCTGAGAAGACGGTAAGTGGAAAAAAAGGGTTATCGTGGGAGATGCTTCGAGATAGGAGTCGGTAAAGTAGATGGTTAGAGGTGACCCTGACTTGGTGGGTCTCGTCATTGCAGCAAAGACCGAGCTTATCAGGTTCTATGTATAAGTCTCTATGGGCGCATTAATAAGGCAGCCTAACCTACCTAGCAACTTGAAGAAGCTCTGAGCAGGTATGGAACTTGATACCATCGCTTGCTACCATCTCTATATCGTTTCCACTCGCTAAGGACAGACGACTTGGGCTATCATGAGGAGTGGCGAGGGGAGTTAGAGGAGGTGTATAGGAAGGACTGCTGTGAAGAAGTCGTCTTCAGGAATCGACGCAAGCCCTGGTGGGACGAGTAAATTTTTCATCGTTCGCATGGAGAAAAGCAACAACTGAGTTCGGCATACATGTTCTCTTATATATCCCTTCATTCATCGCTGAGATGGACAGAGTCGGTGGAGCCATTACCGGCCGCCTCAATGTACCCAGCTGATACAAAGGACCCTCAATCTTCATTGATCCGCAAGCATCGGAAGATTCAGCAAATGTTCTTGCGTATCGCATACTCGATACGCATTCTATTTCTATCGATATTCTGCCGATGTCTTACCAGCGAAAGGTAGTCACGATCCACAGAGAACAGATATCGTACATACACATGACCACGAATCAATGCAAATATGTCCCCTCATCAATGCGTGTATTCCGATTCCTCCTCCGGATCATAAATGTTATACCGTCCCCTCATCTCCCACGGTCTCTCGACATACGGATCTTCTCCAGGCGCTTCATCATACCCAGCCTCGTCATCCCACccaacttcttcatccatcattGCGGCATAGGCATTCCAACCACCTCCAGGAGCTACTTCCCACCCttcacttcctcttcgcaCCCTCGGACCCTGTGCCACCATTCTTTCTCCGGGAGACATAGGCCCGTCGCCATAGTGATCATAGTCGGACAGATATGGCTCAGGTGAACTTGAAGTAGAGTTCGAACCGTAATCACGTTCTTCGCCTGACGAGTAATTACGGCCTTGATCATGTGAATATACgttttcatcttcaataCGGGGCGTGCTGCTCCGACGTGCACGAAGTGCGTTTGTGGGCCGgagattaggattgaaGCCATTATTGCCGTAAATGAATGGAGAAGCGTTGGCAGGAATCGGTGGTGGATTAGGAAGTCTGGAAGGATCTTGAGGCGGCCAAAAGTACTGAGCCCTGTGATCTACAGACAATTCAAACGAGTCAGCACACGAAAACCTGCGAGTCAGAAAATCAACAGTCAACGGTTGCTCGGGACTCGCTCAAGGCTCATCAACTTACAATATACCCGTTTACACCATCGAATGCTCTACTCTCGCTCTTCCGTTGCGCACCCGTTCCTCGTTACATCCCACCGTGGGGCGACCATTGGTCCCGCTACCGCTTCCAGCACTATCACACTGACCGGCGGCCCCATATTCGCCAGAAGCAGACGACCTTTCCTGCGGCGCTACGATACCTGCCCATTCAACGGTTGCTGACTCACCACCTGCTGCAGAGTTGACGGGGAACGAGAGTCCATCGCCTTGCATCTTTTGGGGCCAAAGCCAGAGGAGTGGATTGGGTCCAAGCACGGATTTGATGTTCTTGTAAATGCCAAGGTTCTATTGACAACATTCAGCGTCGACTGGTTCCAAACGTAACGACAAATCAAAACGCACATAAGGATACTTGACCTCTTTGATCTTTCCCCTGCGAATTAAAGTAGCCACTTTGTCCTTCTCCCAACCTTCGATGGTAGTACTATTTCCGCACGCAAGGTATACGTGGTAGATGGAAAACATGCCGACACATAGCCAGACAGGGACACAGGCAGCAAAGTTGAAAACAAGGAACAAAACATCGGCGAGTGTGGGTTCCTGCTTTTGGTGCAATGTCAGCGTTTAACATGCGTTTGTCTGCTGTGCAATTGTGGCCTACATGATAGTACTCGGCGATATAAAGTACACGCCTGACCATGATAATGAGATGGAATGTCGTGCCAATGTCCACCCACAGCAAAAACCGAACGAAATGTCCTTGGTTGTAAAAGCCTACGCAATTACCTATCCAAGGGCAATGGTCTGTATCGATTCATTAAGGCCTGAACTTTTATTCCAATTTGATAGGACTCACGATCGAGCTGTAGATAGATGATGACAAACAAGTAAAGGTCAGTGAGATCTCAAAGGTTGGTTAAGGAGGCAGCGCACTTTGAGCTACAGTAACTTGTTAGTCATGTCCTGCCTTTATGTTTCGGAAGACTCTCACCCAACATGTTTTACATTGCCTGCAATGATGTGCTATTCTCCCTGAATCAGCATTGGCCTCCTCATCAGCAGACAAAGCATTCACCTCTTGGTGGTTTGTAATGTTCGCATGTCTTGCAGTATCTCGGTGTATGTGTACCCTTCTTAACTTCCATACCCTCCATCGCACCAACGTTGGGCCTCTGGAATATTCCGAACCGAACATTAGCATCTATCTCTTGCGCTGGTCTGTGTACACATTGTCCGCCGTAAAAATAACTTACCCAACCTTCTGGTACACTTCCAGGGGACGTTATAACACATAATCGGTAGTTCCAAAAGATCATAAACGCAGCCAAACTGTGTCGATTCAGAAAGTGCATTTATCAGTATTCAGCGGAGAGCAGACGTAAAAAACACCGCATCTGCGACCGATCGATTCTCAATCGAGGCCCGACGGGCTACGAGCCATATGAAGGGAGTGCAGAAACAATGAAATGACGAACTTGAGGGGGACAAGGAGTTTGAGCAGATCCAAGCTGATCTCGCGACCGTACCATGGCCAGATGACAAAGATCTGTGAAGAGAATgtaatgaaggagatgagaaTGACGGTTCCCCCTACCCTAGTAATAAAAGCGTCAGTTCGCATTCAGCGGGCAGGTACGGCAAGCGGCAAGGATGCGGACGTACCATACGCGTGACCAGTTTCTGGTGGCCATCTCGGCAGGGCAGCAAGAGTGACAGGGACGGGAGAAAGAAtaggggaaagaaagagagaacTTGCTGACAAAAGCCGGTGACGAGGCGGTCCAAATATTAACAGAGGACGCGGTGCGCGTGGGAAATTCACTTCAAGCTATGGGGAACTTGTGTTCAGATGATAACGGCTAGGATACATGTATGCATGGTTCTATGTAAATCGAAAGTAGTGCAGTCCCGAATTGCAACAGTGTATTGAAGGTTGGATAAAGTAGTATAAGAATAAATTGGATTAATCGTAATACGACGAATAACACTACACGTTTCTTCGGACGGCGCTCCTACCCATCCTCTTTGGGCCTAACGCTGCGTGGCTACCAAGCCACATTGAGGTGTTCTAATCCTGTTTCCTTAGAACGTG from Cryptococcus decagattii chromosome 3, complete sequence harbors:
- a CDS encoding palmitoyltransferase PFA4, which encodes MATRNWSRVWVGGTVILISFITFSSQIFVIWPWYGREISLDLLKLLVPLNLAAFMIFWNYRLCVITSPGSVPEGWRPNVGAMEGMEVKKGTHTPRYCKTCEHYKPPRAHHCRQCKTCWLKLDHHCPWIGNCVGFYNQGHFVRFLLWVDIGTTFHLIIMVRRVLYIAEYYHQEPTLADVLFLVFNFAACVPVWLCVGMFSIYHVYLACGNSTTIEGWEKDKVATLIRRGKIKEVKYPYNLGIYKNIKSVLGPNPLLWLWPQKMQGDGLSFPVNSAAGDHRAQYFWPPQDPSRLPNPPPIPANASPFIYGNNGFNPNLRPTNALRARRSSTPRIEDENVYSHDQGRNYSSGEERDYGSNSTSSSPEPYLSDYDHYGDGPMSPGERMVAQGPRVRRGSEGWEVAPGGGWNAYAAMMDEEVGWDDEAGYDEAPGEDPSPSYTPPLTPLATPHDSPSRLSLASGNDIEMVASDGIKFHTCSELLQVASSVFAAMTRPTKSGSPLTIYFTDSYLEASPTITLFFHLPSSQNNSLLPTPTVQSFIHYETLILFLKKFQCDRALLEKLSQMMRGWLEEGCISASRIFKAGCMMGDEALCKFAVQAGNEWTWVGDSRRGSSPYPPGNKRQNFNFSSFEFDLHEDGVLGAPALDISAVPYAFFRCFPDTHKFAFLRATRNIVGPLVELDQCDWDKVAEEFEKILGKSETL